CCCGCCGGATGGACTCGCGCACGTCGTCCAGCGGCGGGTGCTGCGGGAACAGCGCCTCAACGAGGAAATCCGCACCTGGACCGACGAGTTACGAGAGGAAGCGGACATCCGCATCTACGCTGACGCCCCGCGGGACCTGCCGCCGGTGGCTCAGTAGGTTCAGACACTACTCGGTTGGATAGTAGGTAGTCACTCCCCAGTCCGGCGTGGATGCCCGCCTTCGCGGGCATGACGGGGTGGTGACGGAGAGGGTGAGCGGAGTAGGAAAGGACTGTGGTTTCAGCGCCTCCGCCCGGGGATCCAATCCCCGGGCTACTCAAATTCCGCCGGCTCCGCCGGCTTCGGAGCAAGAGATCGGTCGATAGAGGTTCTGGGAGCCGGATTCATCCGGCGGAGACTGGGTAGCCCCGGGATTGATCCCGGGGCGGGGCCGCTTCGGCGCTCCACACTGCCTACCTGGGCAGCAATCTCCTGCGGGCTTCCGTCGCTGCCTCTATCGAGGAGGGTTGCGGGCGCTGGAGAGCTGCCCTACTTCCTGCGATGGCGACACGGTGAGGCCGGCTTCGCCGAGGTCGTAGATCCGCTGATACCAGTAGTAGCTGGCGGTGACCTTGCGCAGATAGCCTCGGGTCTCCGCATACCCCACTTTGGTGTAGAACTCCTCCGGCTCGTCGCTGAAGCAGTAGTTGCGCCACAGGTGGGCTTGGGGCACGCCGGCGTTGTAGGCGGCGATGGCTGGGTGCTGGGCGCCACCGAATTCCTGCAGCAGGTCGTCCAGATAGGCGGCACCGAGGGTGATGGCGGTGGTGGGCTTGTAGAGATCCCGGAAGGAGATGGGCCCCAGGCCGATGTTGAAGGCGAGCTTGCGGGCGGTGGGCATGACGAATTGGGTCAGGCCCCGGGCCGCGGCGCCGGACACGGCGTCGGGGTTGAAGCGGCTCTCCTCGCGGATGATGGCCTGGAGCAGCGCCGTCTCGAATTGGAAGCGGGTGCTCTGGGAGTCGAGGAATTCCCGGTAGGCGTTGGGGTAGAGCAGCTCCTGCAGCTCCTGCGGGTAGAGCTGCTGGGGTAGGCGGGAAGGGGCTCCTTGGGCGAGGATCTCGGCGATGCGCAGCGAGTGGCTGTGCTCTCCGGCCCGCGCCAGCAGCTGGCTGCCGGTGAAGGCCAGGTTGAGGTCCGAGCGCGGGAAGTGGCGCCGCACCGCCGGAGCACCCTCCTGCAGCAGGCCCAGGGCCAGGAGCTTGTCCTCGGGCTGGCGGAGGGGAGCCTGCCAGATGGGCCAGCTTTCCACCGGCACCGTCTCCATGCGTAGATAGGGTCCGGCGGAGCGATCCTCCTCCAACTCCTCGCGCAACCGCTTGCTCGCTTGCCGGCCCTCGGCGGTGTTCTCTCCCAACAACAGCAAGGCCGCATAGAGATCGTCGATGCGCTGACTCGCCAGGGTTCGCCGGACGGAGCCGCGCAGCAGCTCGAGGCCCTTGCTCCGGGCCGCGGCAGCCAGCTTCGGCTGGGTCATGCGACGACCGGCGGCCTGGGCCAGGGGATGAGCCAGGTCACTCTTCAGGGCTACCAGGTAGCTCTCGACGGCGGCTGCGGGATCGTCCTCCAACTCGTGGCGCCGGCCTTCCCAATAGCTCACTTCGACGGTATCCGAGCCACCGGAGAGTCGTGCCAGGTCCAGCCAGGGCTGGGCCCGGTCGGCGCGCCCCTGGACCAGGTCCGAGACTGCCAGGAAGAGGGCGGCGCGGCCGGCCATGGGGCGCCATTGACTTTTGCTGGAGAGAAGCTCGTAGAGCTGCAGTGCGGCGCTCTCGTTGTTGGTCCGCCATTCCAGCCGCATGGCGGCGAAGAGGGCGGCGTCGGCCCAACGGCCACTGGGTTCGGCGTTGAAGGCCCGTTGGAAGCTCTTGGAGGCGTCGGCCCAACGGCCCACCAGCTCGAGGGAGCGGCCCCGTTGGAAAAGAGCTCGGGAGCGCTCCCGGGGAATGTTGGTGCGCTCCGCCAGATTGCCGAACTCCTGTGCCGCCAGGTCGAAGCGGTTGAGCCAGAAGTGACCGCGAATCATCGCGTAGCGGGCTTCCAGATCCTCCGCGGTGCGCAGCGCCGGCCCACCGCGCTCGCGGCTCATCAGGCTCATTTCCAGATAGGGCACGGAGTGCTGAAACTCGCGATGCTGGTGCAGGGTCATGCCGATGAGCAGGGTGATGCGCGGGTCGGAGGTGGAGTTGGGGAGCATGGCCACCCACCGCACCGCCTCGCGAGCCGTGTCGTCGGAGGTCTCCTCCTCCAGCAGCTCGATGAGCATGCGCTGGCCGCGGTCTTTATCTTCGGTGCGGAAGGCGCACAGAGCTTCCGCCAGGGTCAGCTGGCGTCGTTGAGGAACGGGGAATTCGCGGGCGTTGATCCCCTGGAGCAGGCGACAGTCCCCGCCCCGGGCCAAGGTGTGGCGCAACAGGGCGACGGCCCGGGGCAGCAAGGGGCGGGGGATCTCCCCCTGCAGGAGGGTGGCGACCAGACCGGCGGCGACCTCGGGGTGGCGTTGCCGCTCCTGAGCGATGGCCAGGCGCATGCGGCCGTAGGGCGCGAGGACGGAAGCGCCGGCGAGGGTACGGGCAAAGGCCTGCCCGGCCTGGGCCCCCTGCCCCTCGAGCTCGAGCAAATGTCCTTGGAGGTAGTCGAGGCCGAGGTCCTGGTTGAGCTCGGGTTGATCTTGGATCAACGCCGAGGTCTGCTCCAAGGCTTGGGCCGGCTGATTCTCCAGCTGTGCTTTGACCAGGTCGATGCGGGGATCGTCCACCGCCAGGGCCAGGGTCAGGAGCAAGCCGAGGCTCATGAGGACAACGCTCCCTGCTGAGAATTTGGAATCGGGAACGGAAGCCGGTGCGGGACGAAGAAGTTTCGGAAGCTGTGATGGCAGGCCATGGATGGTTGATTCCGGGACGGCTGCCCGTCCGCTGATGTTCTGTCCACTGGTGTGCTTTCCACGGATCTACTGTTCGCCGCGGCGGTCGGAGGGGACTCCAACTCCTCGCGGTGGGGTCTCGGCATCCGGGTCCATCGGTCTCGAGGCTTCCTGGTCTGCCGGGCGGGCTGGTTTCCCGGAAGGGCTTAGCCGCGCCGCACTACCCGAGCACCCAAAGATTGCAATTTCAGTTCCATGCTCTCGTATCCCCGATCTAGGTGGTAAATGCGGTGGACCACCGTTTCGCCGCTGGCGATCAGGCCGGCGAGGACCAGACAGGCGGAGGCCCGCAGGTCGGTGGCCATGACGTTGGCTCCGGAAAGTGGGGTGGGACCTTGAATGACCGCCTTGGGTCCGTCGATCTGAATGTTCGCCCCCATGCGGTTGAGCTCTGGCACATGCTGAAAGCGGTTCTCGAATACGGTTTCCGATATCTCGCACCGACCCTCGGCTTGGGTCATGAGAGCCATATATTGGGCTTGAAGGTCGGTGGGGAAACCCGGATGAGGGCAAGTTGCGACATCGCTGGCTCGGATTCCGTGCCCGTTGCGGACCCGGATGCCCGCCTCGGAGAGCGCGACGTCGACGCCGATTTCGTCCAGTTTTTCCAGCAGCGGTGCCAGATCGGCAGGCTCCGCATCCTGCAGCAGCACGTCTCCACCGGTGATGGCGGCCCCCACCAGGTAGGTGCCGCCCTCGATGCGGTCGGCGATGACCTGATGCTGGGTGCCGCCAAGGGTGTCGACGCCCTCGATCTCCATGGCCTCCTCGCCGGCGCCGGAAATCCGTGCTCCCATGGAGTTGAGCAGCCGGGCCAGGTCGCCGATCTCCGGTTCCCGGGCACAGTTCTCCAGCACCGTCGTTCCCTGCGCCAGCACCGCCGCCATCATCACATTTTCGGTCCCCGTGACCGTCGGCATAGCAAAGCGGAAGCGGGTGCCCACCAGCTGACGGGCGCGCACCTCGACATATCCATGTTCCAGCTGGACCTCCGCTCCCAGCGCCTCAAGCCCGGCCAGGTGCTGGTCGATAGGGCGCACGCCGATGGCGCAGCCGCCGGGGAGGGAGACCCGGGCATGGCCCCGGCGGGCCACCAGCGGACCGAGCACCAGAACGCTGGCGCGCATGGTCTTGACCAGCTCGTAGGGTGCTTCGTCGGGGCTCACCTCGCCGCCGGGGGTGAGGATGAAGCCATCTTCGGTCTCCTCGCTGGCCACTCCCAGGTGCTCCAGAAGACGGCACATGGTGCGGATGTCGCGCACCTTGGGCACCCGGCCGAGGGTCACCGGCCCTTCGCTGAGCAGAGTGGCGGCGAGGGCGGGAAGGGCGGCGTTCTTGGCACCGCTGGCGCGGACGTTTCCCTCGAGACGGTTGGGGCCCTGGATGTGAAATCGATCCATGAAATCCTCAGCTCTTCGATGGTGGACGGGTCAAAACCAGAGTCCTGGCGATGCCGGCGTAGTCGTGGATCACCCGCCGGACCTCCAGGCCTCGATCGGTGGCGGCGGCGGTCAGCGCGGCCCGCTGGTCGGCGCCGATCTCCACCATCAGAGGGCAGCCAGGCCGGAACTCCGCCGCGGCGGCCAGCAGTCGATGCAGTACCGCCAGTCCGCCGCTGTCGGCGAAGAGGGCGGTGGTGGGCTCATAGTCGAGAATCTCCGGCGAAAGCTCCGGAGCTTCCTCCGGCGCAATGTACGGCGGATTGCTCACCACCAGGTCGAAGGTCTCCAGCTCCAGCCCACAGACAAGATCTATGCACAAGGCGTGCACGCTCTCCGCGGCTCCCAAGCTCCCGGCGTTGGCTTGGGCCACCGCCAGGGCGCCGAGGGAGATGTCCACCGCCGTCACCCGGGCGCCGGGAATCTCCAGCGCCAGGGTCACCGCCAGGCAGCCGGAGCCGGTTCCCACGTCGAGAATCTGTGGCTCCGGTGGTAGATCCCATTCCAGCGCCGCCTCTACCAAGTGCTCGGTCTCCGGCCGCGGAATGAGCACGCGGGAGTCTACCCGGAACTGGCGGCCGTAGAACTCTCTTGCGCCGAGAACGTAGGCCATGGGCTCGCCGGTCAGCCGCCGTTGGAGAAGCTCTTGGAAGCGCTGGATCTCTGAAGCCTCCAGCTGGTGCTCGCCGTGGGCCAGAATGTAGGCCTCATCCCGCTCCAGCAGCCGCGCCATGAGGAGCAGGGCTTCGCGGGTGGAGGGACCGTGGGGAGCTTCGGAGAGGCGACGGCGGGCGTCCCGGATCAGATCGTCGACGGTGACCGACATCAGCGGTCCTCTCCGTCAGCGGCGGGCATGTTGATTCTTCTTTCGATCCGGTTCGGGGCCGAGGGCGTGGCGGATTTCTTCGGCTACCGCCGGCTCTTCTTCCTCCGCCAGAGCACGCTCCAGCACCACCCGGGATGGTTCGGCGCCCATGCGGCCCAGAGCCCAGGCGGCGTGACGCCGGACGGCGGTGTCCGATTCTGCCGTGAGGGCCTTTTCCAGGGCGGGGCGGTAGCGTGGCTCCGGCCGGTTGCCCATCACCGTCGCGGCGTTGCGTTTCAGGCCTTCCAGCCGCGCCCGCTGCATGGCGCTGCCGTTGAAGCGCCGCCGGTACTCCTCGGGTCCCAGCGCCAGGAGCTGCACCAGATCCAGGTCGCGGCGCTCTTCCGCCAGGTGCAGGTCGGGGTGGTCGGCGGCGGGCGAAGGACGTAGATTCCACGGGCACACCTGCTGGCAGATATCGCAGCCGAAGACCCAATCCTCGAGCTGAGGGCGTATCTCTGCCGGCACCGCTCCTCGATGCTCGATGGTCCAGTAGGAGATGCAGCGGTTGCTGTCCAGGCGGTAGGGCTCGCGCAGGGCGTCGGTGGGACAGGCTTCGAGGCAGCGGGTGCAGCGGCCGCAGAGGTCGGTAAGCGGCTCGCCGGCCTCCAGGGGAAGGGTGAGGAAGAGCTCCCCGAGGAGGAACCAGGAGCCCTCTCGGCTCAGCAGGCAGGTGTTCTTGGCGGTGGTGCCCAGGCCGGCGCGGGCCGCCAGAGCGCGTTCGAGCACCGGCCCGGTGTCGACATAGGGCCGGGTGTCGCAGTGGGGATAGGCTTCCCGCACCCGCCGCGCTAGCTTGCGCAGGAGCTTGCCCATTTTGTTGTGGTAATCCCGGCCCCGGGCGTAGCGGGCCACCCGTGGCCACAGGTCCCCGGTGGGCTCTTCGGCTCCCTCCAGCGGATGGTATTGGAGGGCGACGCAGAGCACCGAGCGAGCGCCCTCCAGCACCCGCGCCGGCTCCAGCCGCTCCTCCACCCGTTGCTCCAGATAGCCCATGCCCGCATGGTCGCCCCGCTCCAGCCAGCGCAGGAAGGCGCCGCCATGCTCCACCGGTTCCACCCCGGCCACACCCGCACGGTCGAAGCCCAGTTCCAGGGCGAGGGATTTGAGCTCGTGGGCTAGGTCGGTGGGGGAGGGGAGTGTTTGGCTCATGGGGGAAGGGAAGAGAGCAGCGAAAGGTCGAGAATACCGCAAGGGGATTGCCGGAGCCCCCGCCCCGGGATCAATCCCGGGGCTACCCAGGACACTGCCGGATGAATCCGGCTCCCAGAACCTGCTCAACTACGTGCTTCCCTCCGGAGCCAGCGGAGCTGGCGGAATCTGAGTAGCTCGGGGATTGGATCCCCGAGCGGAGGGGGTGGAACCACGATCATCTCCTTCTGCGCTTACCGTTTCCGCGACCACCCCGTCACTCCCGCGGAGGCGGGAGTCTACGCATTTGTGAGGAGTGAGTGCTGGATTCCCGAGTTCTCGGCGACCTTCAAGGGGCTCGTGGTCGGATAGGAGACGTTCACTCTGCCGTCAAGCGTGGATGCCCGCCTGCGCGGGCATGACGGAGGTGGAGAAGGGGGTTCACAGGAAAAACTCGGCTTCGGCTTGTGCTCCTAACCACGACCCGGAGGATAAGATCCCGCCATGCCCAAAACCACTACCGACTCTTCCCCCTGCCGCTGCGACTGGGTCACTGACGACCCGCTCTACCTCGCGTACCACGATCACGAATGGGGTGTGCCCCATCGGGACGATCGCCATCTCTTCGAAATGCTGGTGCTGGAGGGAGCCCAAGCGGGGCTCAGCTGGATCACCATCCTCAAGAAGCGGGAAGGCTACCGCCGGCTGTTCGAGAACTTCGACGTCGAGGCGGTGGCGGCCTTCGACCAGCCGCGCATCGAGGAGCTCTTGCAGGATGCCAGCATCGTACGCAACCGCCTGAAGGTGGAATCGGCGGTGGCCAACGCTCGGGCGGTGCTGGCGGTGCAGGCGGAGGAAGGCAGCCTGAGCCGCTATCTATGGTCTTTCGTCGACGGACGCCCGATCCAGAACCGGTGGCGCAGCCTGGGCGAGGTTCCGGCGGCCACCGACCGCTCCAAGACCATGAGCAAGGAGCTCAAGAGGCGTGGTTTCCGTTTCGTCGGGCCCACCGTCTGCTACGCCTTCATGCAGGCGGTGGGGATGGTCAACGACCACACGGTGGACTGCTACCGGCATGGGGAAGTAGCCACCCTGGCAGATTCCTGAGCTCGAATTTGACTGAGTCACCACTCGGTTTCCCTCCTACGCAAAACCGCCGGCGCGATCGTGGAGATCGGCCGGCGGTGAAGCTTTAGCTCAGAGGGCTTGGCGGTCAGCGATCTTGCCGCAAGCTTCGTAGCTGCCGCACAGTACTGCGGATCAGGCCGAGGGAGATCTTCTCCATCTGAGCCGCCTTCTGGAACAGGATCAGGGCTGCCACGGCTTCCCGTCGCAGGTCGCTGGCACGGAACACCGGGACCAGTTCCTCCGCCAGATTCTTGATCTCGGCGATGCGCCCCTGTTGAGCGTAGATGCTCGCCAATTCCAGGGAAACCAGCGCCACGTCCCAGCCCAAGCCTTCCTGGAGCAGAGCCTCGCGGGTCCGCCGATAGGCTTGCTCCGCCGTGTGGAGGTCGCCCTTCTCCCGGGCCAGGTTGGCCTCGAGCCAGCGCAAGCGCAGTCGATGAATGCGTTCCCCGTATTGTTTGTAGAGGGGACGGCAGGCTTCGAGAAGCTCCTCGGCTTCCTCCGGGCGGCCACTCTCGTTGAGGTTGAGCACGAGGTTGTGATTGGCTGCCAGTACCAGCCGCGGCTCGCGCTGGGCGTCCACCAGACTCAACCCCTCGCGCAACATCTCGATGGCTTCCTCGCTCCGGAAGGCGTAGCCGAGGAAGTTGGCTTTCTTGATCATGGTGCGGCCGAGCAGGTGGCTTTCGCCGCAGCGGCGATAGATGGCCATGGCGCGATCGTAGAGCTCGAAGCATTCCTCGAAGCGGCGACGATCACCACTTAGGTTGCCCTGCATCCCGCGTAGACGGGCGAGCTCCATCAGATCGCCGGTACCTTCGAGCAGAAGCTCGTCGGCTTCGGCGAAGGCCAGCTCGGCATCCTGCAGCCGCCGGGCGACGCGGTAGGCGTTGGCCAAGTAGCACATAGCGCGAGCGCGCAGGTCGTTGAGGATGGCGTAGCCGTGATCGAGACCGCTGAGAGCACGGGACATCTGCACCGCCAGCTCGGCGAGCTCGATGGCTTCCAAGGTGTCTCGGTGGCAAGCGTCGAGACTCTTTTCCAACAGCAGGTCGCATAGGCTCAAGGAGCGGAAGCGCGAGCTGTTGCTCACCAGTACCACACGCCGATCCGGCGGGTGCTCCAAGAGCTCCCTGAACAGGCTCGGTAGCTCCTGGCGCTCGCGCTCAAAGCGGGCGCGCTGATCTGCGATCCGCGGCAGCACCTGGGCGAGGATGCTGTCGTAGTCCGGCTCCTCGGCCCCGGATTCCGAGCCCTGGACGCCGGCGGGCCGGCGCGAGCTCGTGATGATCTGGGTCAGGCCGTCGAGATCGTCCGCGGAGAGCTGGGTGCGCAGTAGGTCACCCAGGTCGTGAACGTTGATGCTTTGGGGAATCTGAGTCGAATCATCCATCGGACGCCTCCTTGAGGAAGCCAACTTCCACCAATTGCCGAACCAGAGCCGCGAGGCAGCGGTTGGCCACCTTGCGGACACTGGACTGGCGATAGCCTAGCTGCTCAGCGATCTCGTTGGGCTTGAGACCAAGCCCGTAGCGCAGTCGAAGAATCGCGCGGCAGCGAGGCCGCAAACGCACCAGGGTGCGCTCTAGATCACGGCGAAGAATGCTCTGTTCCTGGGAGGGGCGTTCGGCATCCGCCACCAGCTCCAAGATCGCTTCGTCTACCGCTTCATAAAGACGGCTGCGGCGGCTGCGCCAGTACATGATGCAGCGTCGCCGCAAAGTCCCGATGAGCCACGCTTCGGGCTTGATCACCGTGTCCCACTTGTAGAGCAGGGTCAGCAAAGTGTCCTGCAGGACATCCTCAGCGTCCTCCGGTGGGATCTGATACCGGCCGAGAATCTGTTTCAGAGTAGGCTGAACCTTCTGGAGAAGAGCCTCGAACGATTCGTCGGGATCTGGCTTTTCGAGCGTGGTCATCATTTCCTTCTAAGTGAGAGCCTGGCCGG
Above is a genomic segment from Acidobacteriota bacterium containing:
- a CDS encoding DNA-3-methyladenine glycosylase I; translation: MPKTTTDSSPCRCDWVTDDPLYLAYHDHEWGVPHRDDRHLFEMLVLEGAQAGLSWITILKKREGYRRLFENFDVEAVAAFDQPRIEELLQDASIVRNRLKVESAVANARAVLAVQAEEGSLSRYLWSFVDGRPIQNRWRSLGEVPAATDRSKTMSKELKRRGFRFVGPTVCYAFMQAVGMVNDHTVDCYRHGEVATLADS
- a CDS encoding lytic transglycosylase domain-containing protein, with amino-acid sequence MSLGLLLTLALAVDDPRIDLVKAQLENQPAQALEQTSALIQDQPELNQDLGLDYLQGHLLELEGQGAQAGQAFARTLAGASVLAPYGRMRLAIAQERQRHPEVAAGLVATLLQGEIPRPLLPRAVALLRHTLARGGDCRLLQGINAREFPVPQRRQLTLAEALCAFRTEDKDRGQRMLIELLEEETSDDTAREAVRWVAMLPNSTSDPRITLLIGMTLHQHREFQHSVPYLEMSLMSRERGGPALRTAEDLEARYAMIRGHFWLNRFDLAAQEFGNLAERTNIPRERSRALFQRGRSLELVGRWADASKSFQRAFNAEPSGRWADAALFAAMRLEWRTNNESAALQLYELLSSKSQWRPMAGRAALFLAVSDLVQGRADRAQPWLDLARLSGGSDTVEVSYWEGRRHELEDDPAAAVESYLVALKSDLAHPLAQAAGRRMTQPKLAAAARSKGLELLRGSVRRTLASQRIDDLYAALLLLGENTAEGRQASKRLREELEEDRSAGPYLRMETVPVESWPIWQAPLRQPEDKLLALGLLQEGAPAVRRHFPRSDLNLAFTGSQLLARAGEHSHSLRIAEILAQGAPSRLPQQLYPQELQELLYPNAYREFLDSQSTRFQFETALLQAIIREESRFNPDAVSGAAARGLTQFVMPTARKLAFNIGLGPISFRDLYKPTTAITLGAAYLDDLLQEFGGAQHPAIAAYNAGVPQAHLWRNYCFSDEPEEFYTKVGYAETRGYLRKVTASYYWYQRIYDLGEAGLTVSPSQEVGQLSSARNPPR
- the queG gene encoding tRNA epoxyqueuosine(34) reductase QueG, with amino-acid sequence MSQTLPSPTDLAHELKSLALELGFDRAGVAGVEPVEHGGAFLRWLERGDHAGMGYLEQRVEERLEPARVLEGARSVLCVALQYHPLEGAEEPTGDLWPRVARYARGRDYHNKMGKLLRKLARRVREAYPHCDTRPYVDTGPVLERALAARAGLGTTAKNTCLLSREGSWFLLGELFLTLPLEAGEPLTDLCGRCTRCLEACPTDALREPYRLDSNRCISYWTIEHRGAVPAEIRPQLEDWVFGCDICQQVCPWNLRPSPAADHPDLHLAEERRDLDLVQLLALGPEEYRRRFNGSAMQRARLEGLKRNAATVMGNRPEPRYRPALEKALTAESDTAVRRHAAWALGRMGAEPSRVVLERALAEEEEPAVAEEIRHALGPEPDRKKNQHARR
- a CDS encoding sigma-70 family RNA polymerase sigma factor; amino-acid sequence: MMTTLEKPDPDESFEALLQKVQPTLKQILGRYQIPPEDAEDVLQDTLLTLLYKWDTVIKPEAWLIGTLRRRCIMYWRSRRSRLYEAVDEAILELVADAERPSQEQSILRRDLERTLVRLRPRCRAILRLRYGLGLKPNEIAEQLGYRQSSVRKVANRCLAALVRQLVEVGFLKEASDG
- the murA gene encoding UDP-N-acetylglucosamine 1-carboxyvinyltransferase, producing the protein MDRFHIQGPNRLEGNVRASGAKNAALPALAATLLSEGPVTLGRVPKVRDIRTMCRLLEHLGVASEETEDGFILTPGGEVSPDEAPYELVKTMRASVLVLGPLVARRGHARVSLPGGCAIGVRPIDQHLAGLEALGAEVQLEHGYVEVRARQLVGTRFRFAMPTVTGTENVMMAAVLAQGTTVLENCAREPEIGDLARLLNSMGARISGAGEEAMEIEGVDTLGGTQHQVIADRIEGGTYLVGAAITGGDVLLQDAEPADLAPLLEKLDEIGVDVALSEAGIRVRNGHGIRASDVATCPHPGFPTDLQAQYMALMTQAEGRCEISETVFENRFQHVPELNRMGANIQIDGPKAVIQGPTPLSGANVMATDLRASACLVLAGLIASGETVVHRIYHLDRGYESMELKLQSLGARVVRRG
- the prmC gene encoding peptide chain release factor N(5)-glutamine methyltransferase encodes the protein MSVTVDDLIRDARRRLSEAPHGPSTREALLLMARLLERDEAYILAHGEHQLEASEIQRFQELLQRRLTGEPMAYVLGAREFYGRQFRVDSRVLIPRPETEHLVEAALEWDLPPEPQILDVGTGSGCLAVTLALEIPGARVTAVDISLGALAVAQANAGSLGAAESVHALCIDLVCGLELETFDLVVSNPPYIAPEEAPELSPEILDYEPTTALFADSGGLAVLHRLLAAAAEFRPGCPLMVEIGADQRAALTAAATDRGLEVRRVIHDYAGIARTLVLTRPPSKS